A genomic region of Amphiura filiformis chromosome 6, Afil_fr2py, whole genome shotgun sequence contains the following coding sequences:
- the LOC140155088 gene encoding ADP-ribosyl cyclase/cyclic ADP-ribose hydrolase-like, with the protein MDGKNTTLQPVVHFCIILCIVLLTSLEANAHMWRRQADAGPGTTKNIAEIFQGRCHEHIQCLQTDQCNRRPKVINCTAIWIEFLGAFQHQNPCNTSADVYDDVLTMAVPITPDDQTLFWSGLLDAALNVARVSMQYRILEESLPGYMANQLVWCGDDDPASVDGINYEKCPEWGACENETSFRFWQAASREFSRQATGKVSVALNAHRDGGAFRNTSVFATVELPNLNPDTVTMVEILLVPDITSTEEGEKCGKGSIKELERRLDVAGLPWICTYDPLEFRYIQCTTLENPLEYKACRGDKQESQRAKEETIIVGAVLGGVILILIIVVAILLVQSCKRLTRLDDSQLMIPT; encoded by the exons ATGGATGGCAAAAACACCACTTTGCAACCCGTTGTTCATTTCTGCATCATCTTATGTATTGTTCTTCTGACATCTCTTGAAGCAAACGCACACATGTGGCGAAGACAGGCGGATGCTGGTCCAGgaacaacaaaaaatatagcAGAAATATTCCAAGGAAGATGCCATGAACATATACAGTGTCTGCAAACTGATCAATGCAACAGGAG ACCAAAAGTTATTAATTGCACGGCAATATGGATTGAATTTCTAGGGGCGTTTCAGCACCAGAACCCGTGTAATACATCTGCGGATGTCTACGATGATGTTCTCACCATGGCTGTACCGATAACACCAGATGACCAG ACGCTTTTCTGGTCAGGCTTGTTAGATGCTGCTTTAAATGTAGCACGAGTTTCCATGCAATACAG GATACTGGAAGAATCTCTACCAGGATATATGGCCAATCAGCTAGTATGGTGTGGTGACGATGACCCAGCCAGTGTAGATGGAATCAATTACGAAAAATGTCCAGAATGGGGTGCATGCGAAAACGAGACATCTTTTAGATTCTGGCAAGCCGCGTCAAGAGAG TTTTCGAGACAAGCGACAGGAAAAGTATCTGTAGCATTAAATGCACACAGAGACGGTGGAGCTTTCAGGAACACAAG CGTGTTCGCTACCGTTGAACTACCAAATTTAAACCCAGACACAGTTACCATGGTAGAGATCTTGTTGGTGCCAGATATTACGTCAACAGAGGAAGG TGAAAAGTGTGGAAAGGGATCTATTAAAGAATTGGAAAGACGTCTCGACGTAGCTGGATTACCATGGATTTGTACCTACGATCCTCT tGAATTTCGGTACATCCAATGTACAACACTAGAAAATCCTCTGGAATACAAAGCATGTAGAGGCGATAAACAAG AGTCGCAACGCGCCAAAGAAGAAACCATTATAGTTGGAGCAGTACTGGGAGGAGTAATTCTGATTTTAATCATCGTAGTAGCAATATTACTTGTGCAATCTTGCAAAAG